One region of Cobetia sp. cqz5-12 genomic DNA includes:
- a CDS encoding M20 metallopeptidase family protein, with amino-acid sequence MFTDSQLETARSLRHHFHQHPELKFEETQTAKVVAERLRELGYKVTEGIAETGVLAELDTGRPGPVIAFRADMDALPIDEANTFSHCSTKRGLMHACGHDGHTATLLLAAEAIMEQRGTLSGHLKLIFQPAEEGGNGAARMIEEGVLENPKVSAIFGYHNRPNFPAGQVFVKPGPAMGGNDTFRVTVEGKTGHAAMPHLAVDAIYVGTSIIQQLQGLVARHKSPLEAGVITIAAFHAGDAANIIPSEAEILINIRSDRTSSRDALAGQLEQVISGVCSAHGASYRMTHELEIPPLLNDAEWSDKVLEIARHHQVSDDIKKLDYMPTMGAEDFAFYLREIPGCFFFVGNGDSAYLHNEHYDFNDDILPVAGGVFLSLAKDLLARD; translated from the coding sequence ATGTTTACCGACAGTCAGTTAGAGACGGCCAGATCACTCAGGCACCACTTCCATCAGCATCCCGAGCTGAAGTTCGAGGAGACCCAGACAGCGAAGGTGGTCGCCGAGAGATTGCGCGAGCTGGGATACAAGGTCACAGAGGGTATTGCAGAGACAGGTGTCTTGGCGGAACTGGACACCGGGCGCCCGGGGCCCGTGATCGCCTTTCGCGCCGACATGGATGCGCTGCCGATTGATGAGGCCAACACCTTTTCGCACTGCTCCACCAAGCGTGGGCTGATGCATGCCTGCGGGCATGATGGCCATACCGCCACACTCCTTTTGGCGGCTGAAGCCATCATGGAGCAGCGCGGTACCCTGTCCGGCCATTTGAAGCTGATCTTCCAGCCAGCGGAGGAAGGCGGTAACGGCGCAGCACGGATGATCGAAGAAGGTGTGCTGGAGAATCCGAAAGTCTCCGCGATATTCGGCTACCACAATCGTCCGAACTTCCCGGCCGGCCAGGTATTCGTCAAACCCGGTCCAGCCATGGGGGGTAACGACACCTTCCGTGTCACTGTCGAAGGGAAAACCGGGCATGCCGCCATGCCGCACCTGGCAGTGGATGCGATCTATGTGGGTACCTCGATCATCCAGCAGCTTCAAGGACTGGTCGCGCGTCACAAATCGCCGCTAGAAGCAGGTGTCATCACGATTGCCGCCTTCCATGCCGGTGATGCGGCCAACATCATCCCCAGCGAAGCCGAGATCCTGATCAACATCCGCAGTGACCGTACTTCGTCACGAGATGCTCTGGCCGGCCAGCTTGAGCAGGTCATTTCGGGCGTGTGCAGCGCGCATGGCGCTAGCTACCGAATGACGCATGAGCTCGAGATCCCGCCTCTCCTCAATGACGCTGAATGGTCTGACAAGGTGCTCGAAATCGCTCGTCATCATCAGGTCAGTGATGACATCAAGAAGCTGGATTACATGCCCACCATGGGTGCTGAGGACTTCGCCTTCTACCTCAGGGAAATCCCCGGGTGCTTCTTCTTCGTCGGCAACGGCGACAGTGCCTACCTGCACAACGAGCATTACGACTTCAACGACGACATCCTGCCGGTCGCGGGCGGAGTCTTCCTGTCGTTGGCCAAGGACTTGCTGGCGCGCGATTGA
- a CDS encoding type IV toxin-antitoxin system AbiEi family antitoxin domain-containing protein has product MLQKIPRGAVVTTAWLASHGVTSDQARKLANSGWLQRVGHGAYCQAGEPLTWESAVFALQAIDGLGMPTFWLGGQTALALHGFAHYLPMGERITHLYGKEAIRLPRWLRDTEWAGPLVLHSEKGLPAQLPGSFTDYAPDGRAFSLQVSTPERAVLEWIAVTSNELLFSSELVDTFSGLNTLRPRRLQALLEGCRSVRTKRAFLVLARHAGHAWYGRLEPRRLDLGKGKRQLCRGGKLDREYHVTVPEVFLHAD; this is encoded by the coding sequence TTGCTACAGAAGATCCCGCGTGGCGCTGTCGTGACGACCGCTTGGCTGGCGTCACACGGCGTCACCTCGGATCAGGCGCGTAAGCTGGCCAACAGTGGCTGGCTGCAACGCGTTGGGCACGGCGCATACTGCCAAGCGGGGGAGCCTCTTACTTGGGAGAGCGCTGTTTTCGCCCTGCAGGCGATCGACGGCTTGGGGATGCCAACATTTTGGCTGGGTGGCCAAACGGCCTTGGCACTGCATGGCTTTGCCCACTATCTACCCATGGGGGAGCGTATAACGCATCTGTATGGTAAGGAGGCTATTCGGCTGCCTCGATGGTTGAGAGACACCGAGTGGGCAGGGCCGTTGGTGCTCCACTCTGAAAAGGGTCTGCCAGCGCAGCTTCCCGGCAGTTTCACGGACTACGCACCGGATGGCAGGGCTTTCAGCTTGCAGGTATCGACCCCCGAGCGAGCCGTCCTAGAGTGGATTGCCGTGACATCGAATGAACTGCTGTTCAGCAGTGAACTGGTGGACACCTTTAGCGGGCTTAACACGCTGCGTCCACGTCGGCTGCAGGCATTGTTGGAGGGATGCCGTTCGGTGAGAACCAAGCGTGCCTTCTTGGTGTTGGCTCGCCACGCCGGACATGCTTGGTACGGTCGCCTAGAACCTCGTCGACTGGATCTCGGTAAAGGCAAGCGCCAGCTCTGCCGAGGCGGCAAGCTGGATAGGGAATATCACGTGACGGTGCCGGAGGTATTCCTGCATGCCGATTGA